GATCGTGATCCAGCAGGTGCCGGACGCCGCCGCGAAGGGCCTGATCGACGGTCCTGCCGACCAGATCGAGCGGATGGCCGCCCAGGCCGCGCAGCTCGGTCCGGGCACGCTCTCCCGCTGCGCCGACATCGTGCACGACGGCCTGGTGGAGATGCGCGGCACCACCGCGCCCCGGCTGCTGCTGGAGCTGATCTGCGCCCGGATGCTGCTGCCCGGCGCGGACGACTCCACTGGTGGCCTGCTCCAGCGCCTGGAGCGGATGGAGCGCCGGCTCACCCTGAGCGGTGGCGACGCGCCGTCGGCCGCCGCCGCCTCCGCGCCAGCCACCCACCCTGGGGTACGCGCACAGCCGGCCTCCCCGTCTCCGGCTCCCGCCGCCCCGGCACCCGCTGCCGCCCCGACCTCCGCGCCGCCGTGGACGGTCGACCCGGCGGCACCCCCGAGCACTCCGTCCTCGGCCGCTCCGGTCCCGAGCGCTCCCGCCTCGGCCGCTGACACGCCGATTCCGGCGTCCCCCGGTGCGTCGGCTACCGCGGACCGGGCCGTACCCGTCTCGCCGGCCGGGCCCGGCTCGCCCGGTGGGTCGCCGGCTCCCCGACGCGCGGTGCCGCCGTCGGCGGTGCTTCCCGACCCGGCGACGCCGGAGCCGCCCCGACCCGGCGCGCCGGCCGCGGCGCTGGACGCGGTCGCGGTCCGCCGGGTCTGGCCCGACGTGGTCGGCAAGGTCAACCGGACCAACAAGCGGATCGCGGCCCTGATGCGCGACGCGGTGGTACGCGACCTCGACGGCGACACGCTTGTGCTGACGGTCAAGTCCACCGTGCTGGCCAAGATGATGGCCGACCACGCGGCGGTGCTCACCGACGCGCTCTATGAGGAGCTGGGCGGACGCTGGCAGATCCGTTGCGAGGTGGCCGGCGAGCGGGGCGGCGTGTCGCTGTCCGGCCCGCCGCGTTCGCAGGCCGCCGCGCCGGCCCGACCGGCCGCATCCCCGGAGGACGCCCGATCCGCCGCGCCGGCGGACGCCCGACCCACCCCGACCAACGCGTCACCCACCCCGACGAACGCGACCGCAGCTGCCGGCCCCGCTGGCGGCGGGGGTGTCCGCGACGGCCTGCCCGACACGTCGGGCGCGCGTGGCCGTGCCACCTCAGCGGCGGACGAGTCCGCTGGTCGCGGCGCAGGTCGGCAGGGCGGTGCGTCGCCGGCCGGGTCGCCGGTGAACGACGAGGACGACTGGCCGGAGGCGGCCCGCCCCGGTGGCAGCGCCCCCGCCGCCGCACCGGCCGATGACGAGGACTGGCCGGAGGCCGCCCGGCCGGGCGGCGTCACCGCCGACACCCCGCCGGCCGGCCCCGGCTCGGCGCCCTCCAGCGCGAACGGCGCCGACGCAACGGCCACCGGTGCGGACAGCACTGACCTGGGCCGCGCGGGTGGAGGCGGCACCGGTGCGGCC
Above is a window of Micromonospora coriariae DNA encoding:
- a CDS encoding DNA polymerase III subunit gamma and tau, whose protein sequence is MTLALYRKYRPRTFAEVIGQEHVTEPLSQALRSGRLNHAYLFSGPRGCGKTTSARIMARSLNCEQGPTPEPCGKCDSCRSLSTDGAGSIDVIEIDAASHGGVDDARELRERAFFAPANSRFKIYIIDEAHMVSTQGFNALLKLVEEPPEYVKFIFATTEPEKVLGTIRSRTHHYPFRLFPPKVVRPYLEQLCEAEGVTVEPAAFPLVVRAGGGSMRDSLSVLDQLIAGAGPEGVSYARAAALLGVTDSALIDEMCDALAAGDGAAAYATVDRVAEAGHDMRRFASDLLERLRDLIVIQQVPDAAAKGLIDGPADQIERMAAQAAQLGPGTLSRCADIVHDGLVEMRGTTAPRLLLELICARMLLPGADDSTGGLLQRLERMERRLTLSGGDAPSAAAASAPATHPGVRAQPASPSPAPAAPAPAAAPTSAPPWTVDPAAPPSTPSSAAPVPSAPASAADTPIPASPGASATADRAVPVSPAGPGSPGGSPAPRRAVPPSAVLPDPATPEPPRPGAPAAALDAVAVRRVWPDVVGKVNRTNKRIAALMRDAVVRDLDGDTLVLTVKSTVLAKMMADHAAVLTDALYEELGGRWQIRCEVAGERGGVSLSGPPRSQAAAPARPAASPEDARSAAPADARPTPTNASPTPTNATAAAGPAGGGGVRDGLPDTSGARGRATSAADESAGRGAGRQGGASPAGSPVNDEDDWPEAARPGGSAPAAAPADDEDWPEAARPGGVTADTPPAGPGSAPSSANGADATATGADSTDLGRAGGGGTGAAGGGKPNARANPTPAARQPATGGAPVSSAIAAARAAAAGRGPRTGAAARPTADAEWAGEPPYDPDFDGPLRGAKPGGAAPAATPTYEGFDPGDEPLDEIIDEKTARESSEEQAVRLLRETFGAEKIDEVDAR